DNA sequence from the Thalassotalea sp. 273M-4 genome:
TGACCTAAAAAGTGTACCTGAGCTGAATCAATCATCGCACCTTGCGTAAAGTTAAGACCAAGGCGAAACGCCATTAAGTCTGCGGTACTTTGACGCAAGTTATCACGGGTATTGAGTAATGATGCAATATTGATATAAGCAAAAGGGTTTGTGACTGCATCGATATCGTTATTACCGTCCATATCTAAATCGTAACCACGACTGTTATGTAATGGGTGGTCAATGGCGGCAGTAGCAAAACCATTAATTGATAACATACCGGTTATTGCTAGCATATCTTCTTTACGAGAGGTTACACCATGTTGCAGCATTACCACCGGCCAACCATTTTCTGGCATCGTCATTTCAGGCATACCTAATTGCGCACGAACGGCATTAGCCACAGCTAAATCTGGCGTGGTCATTTGCACATCAACGGTTTGCATTTTGGTCATTGCTGGGATGGGATTGAATTTGGTTAGATTGCGCTCGGCGTCAATGCCTAAATCACGAAGTCCAAAGCTCATACATATTGCATCGCTCTGACTTTGAGGTTCAGCTGGTAAATTGGTTGCAAAAGCTAACATAACACCTGAATCACACATTGCCTTCCACGGTACATTGGTAGGCGCAACGGGGTTTTCAGCACTCGGCACACCTAAATAGTTTGGTATGGTCACACTACCGACCATGTAATTGGCACTACCGTATAAACCCATCAATTGTTGATTCATTGGGTCAATCGCGCCTTGTGAAGCCAGAACTTGTGCCACACTTAAACCGCTATCTTGTACTTGTACCATTGGCTTTGCAAACAATGCTTGTTCGGTTAATGATGCTGCCAACAATTGTTTTGTCACCTGCAAAGTATTATCAATTGATTGCGTGGTCATTGCCATGGTGTAGGTAATATCATCCGCATTAACCCCAATCTCTTGGGCTAAATTCTCGTAACTGTTGATAATATTTTGCAAAAGCAATTGTTCAGGGTCAGCTAGTGGTAGAGTATTCACATCTTGTCGCACCAACTCATAAACCTCTGAGCCTAAAATTGGCATACCTTCACTATCTTTTAGCGCTTTGGTTAAGGCCAAAATATAGGTGGTTTTTGCTTTAAGAGGTCGCATTGGAATCACAACTAAGTCATTACCGCGAGCTTGTACAACGTAGTCCTGGCCAAAGATTAATGGTGCAACGGCTTTACAACCAATAGCTGCCGGTACTGACGCACAGTCGGCATCGGTTAAACTTGCGCCCATCACCGCCTCAAACATCACCACAGCACCAGATTCTAAAAGAGATGCGGGATCTAGACTTACCCCTTCAGCAAAATCAAACTGTAAAACAAACGGCTGACTCGTCGACCAGCCATCAAGGGCATTTAGCGCTACTCGTGGATTGGCAAAATCTGTCGGGTCATCTACTCCAAAATTTAGCGTACCATCTTGGGTATCTGAGAAAACTAAATCATTCGGAATAGAAAGTCTTTCCGCTTTTGGGTCAAACACAACCCGAGAATTTGGTAACAGGGTATCAACATTACCCGTATCATTTTGTACATCATTAATCGTTTCATCATCACAGCCAGTTAGGCTGACAGCGCTTGCAACAGCAAGGCCTAACAAAAGTTTTTTCATTTTTTCTCCCCAAAGGACTTCATGTCTGTATCTAATTTATTATTTTTATACAGTAACTTATTGTAATAATTGGTCTAACTGTCGAGTTTATCGACAATTTATTGTCTTCTGCATGTATTTGTTTTTCACAAGTACGACCAGAGCAAATTTGGTTAACAATAACTTAACGTAAGTTAGACTTGTGTGCTACATTTTTTTTCACATCGATGATAAATTTCATTTTTTTTCGGCTATGGCTCGAAACCTTACTGCGCTAAAGGTAGAATAGTGACAAATTCCATAATTGATTCAGAAAATGTACCCATATCAAGCAAAAGAAAATTGTTTACAAGGCAAAGTATTATTGGTCACCGGTGCCGGAGATGGCATTGGTAAGAGCGCGGCAATGCATTACGCTAAGCACGGCGCGACAGTCATATTGTTGGGTCGTACCGTTAACAAACTTGAACAGGTATATGATGATATCGTGGCCAAGGGCTATCCAGAGCCAGCTATTATCCCATTAGATATGAAAGGCGCCACTGCTAAACATTACCAAGACATGGTCACGACGATCATCGAGCAGTTTAAGCACCTTGATGGTGCTTTACTCAATGCCTCAATTTTAGGGGAGTTAACCCCTTTCACCCAAATTAATCAGCAAATCTGGGACGATGTTATGCAGGTGAATTTAACCGCACAACTTCAACTTGCCCAAGCCTTAATTCCAGCCATGGTAGGCGATAAACCATCGTCCTTAGTCTTTACCACATCTGGTGTGGGTAATAAGGGCCGTGCTTTTTGGGGACCGTACAGTATTTCTAAGTTTGCCACCGAAGGCATGATGCAAGTAATCGCCGATGAATACGAAGGCAGTAACTTACGAACCAATGCGATTAACCCTGGTGGAACAAAAACTAAAATGCGCGCTACGGCTTTTCCAGCCGAAGACAAATCACAGCTCCCTGAGCCAGATGACATTATGCCAGCCTATTTATTCTTAATGAGTGATGACAGCATTGGGATCAATGGTCAACGCTTAGATGCGCAACAACACTAAACTTGCCAACCTATGTCGACAATACAATGCTTCAATAATGCTTATTGTGGCCTTTTAGAATTTTCATCCGTGCTTATAAGATGAAACTTAGCTAATGCGCTAAGCTCATAAATAACAAAAAAATGAGCAGTTCTCTGCTCATTTTTTTGCTTGAGGCTTTGGCTGCGAATGCATTTACCTCTCCCCATTACAGGTAAATACAGCAGGCTTAAGGCAAATAACCCATGGTTATTCTAGGGTTATTACCATAATCGATAAAACTTTCAATCTGAATATAACCCGCTTGTGCTAATAATGCCTGAACATGAAGATGTTGCTCAAAACCATGTTCTAGATACAATTGCCCACCTGATTTTAAATACCTTTTACTGGTGTTGATGATATGAATGATATCGGCAAACCCTTGCTCAGAGGCTACCAAAGCCGAACTCGGCTCAAATCTCACATCGCCATGCGATAAATGCTGGTCGTTAACATCAATATAAGGAGGGTTTGAAACAATCAAATCAAATAATGGCTGTTGAGGTATCGAACTAAACCAATCACTTTGATAAATACGTACGTTCTTAATGCCATGGTGTTCTGCGTTTTTTTGCGCTAAGGCCACCGCATCTTTATTAAAATCAACGGCTTCTACCGACCAGGTTGGGTTTTCAAACGCCAATGCCAATGCAATAGCACCAGTACCTGTGCCTAAGTCTAACAAGCGTGTATTAGGCTCTGGATTTTGATTAAGTACTTGCTCAACCAATATCTCGGTATCGGGCCTAGGGATTAAGGTACATGGGTCAACAAAGAGCTCCAATGACCAAAATTCGCGCTTGCCGGTGATAAAGGCAACCGGTTCGCCTGCTCTGCGCCGTTCAACACTCTTAATAAATTGTTGATACTGACTTGTTGTAAGCATTGTGTCGGACCAAGCCAGTAAATAACTGAGCGGTTTATCCACAACATGAGCCATTAAAACTCGAGCATCGAGTTTGGCATCTTGCTTTGACTCAAACGATAAAAAACAGTCGATGGCGCGAGCCAAAGACTGTTCAATTGTTTGTGGGGCTTTAGGAAATCCATCGGCCCCTTTCGATGTGTCGCTTAGCACAAGCTTAATTTTGTTCAGAAAGAGCGGCTAACAGATCCGCTTGGTTCTCGAGCATAATAGGTTCCATCACCAAGTGTAAGTTGCCTTCCATAACCTCATTTAATCGATATAAGGTTAAGTTAATGCGATGATCTGTCATTCGTCCTTGGGGGTAATTGTAGGTACGAATACGTTCAGAACGATCACCACTGGCGACTAGATTACGTCGCGAAGATTCTTCTTCACTGCGACGTTTCTCATCTTCGGCTTGTTGTAAACGCGCTTGCAGTACAGACATTGCTTGCGCGCGGTTTTTATGTTGAGAACGTTGGTCTTGACACTCGACAACGACGCCCGTTGGAATATGGGTGATACGAATAGCGGAATCGGTTTTGTTAACGTGCTGGCCACCGGCACCAGACGCTCGGAACGTATCAATGCGCAAATCGGCTTTGTTTATTTCAATCGCTTGTGATTCTGGAATTTCAGGCATAACAACGACCGTACAAGCCGATGTATGAACTCGGCCTTGGGATTCGGTTTCAGGTACACGTTGTACCCTGTGACCACCGCTTTCAAACTTCATTTGGCCATAAACTTCATCACCAGAGATTTTTACAATGATCTCTTTATAACCGCCCTGCTCACTTTCATTCATATTGATGATTTCAGTTTTCCAACCTTGTTTTTCCGCGTAGCGACTGTACATACGGTATAAGTCGCCAGCAAAAATGGCGGCTTCGTCACCACCAGCACCCGCGCGGATTTCAACAAAACAGTTATTGTCATCGTTAGGATCTTTTGGCAGTAACAGAATCTGCAACTCTTGTGTCAGCTCTTCAATCGCAGATTTGGCTTCTTTGTACTCTTCTTGCGCCATTTCTCGCATATCAGGATCTTCGTCTTTAAGCATATCTTGCGCTAGGGCATAATCATCTTGTGCCGTTTTATATGCGCCAAACACTTTGGTAATTTCCTCTAACTGAGAAAATTCTTTTGATAATGTTCTAAATTTTTCCTGATCGGCTATGGTATCAGGGTCAGATAATAAGGCCTGAACTTCTTCGAAACGTTCTACTAAGCCTTCAAGTTTTTGATATACAGATTCATTCATGTAATTTTTTCACCAAAGTGTCATTTTAAAAAGGTGTGTGTTTGGTCAAATTGAATAGGGTTAATCGTCTTTATTATCTAATTCAAACACATCACGTAGGTAAATTATTTTATCGAGTTCACCGCCTTGGGCGGCTGTTTGTAATGCACGAGTTGGCGCGTGCATTAAATTATTGGTTAAGCGTACCGCTAATTCGTTTAAAACCGCTTCCGTTGGTTTTTCTTGTGCTAATTGCTGCATCGCCTTTTGCAATAACTCATCACGTTTTGCCATACACTGATTACGATAAGTAATGACCGCATCTTGGGTATTCAAACCTCGTAACCAGGCCATAAAATCCGTTGTTTGACTGCCCACAATAACTTCGGCCTGTTGCGCGGCTTTACGACGATTTTCCATATTTTGAGCGACGATACTTTGTAAGTCATCGACGGTATATAAAAACACATCTTCTAAACTGCCAACTTGCTCTTCAATATCTCTTGGTACTGCAATATCGACCATAAAAATAGGACGATGTTTACGATGCTTCAACGCATCTTCAACCATACCTTTACCAATAATCGGTAACGTTGAGCCTGTTGAGCTGATCACAATATCGGCATCACCGATATGTTCTGGGATTTGCGCTAAGGTGATAACATCGGCGCCCACTTCTTTGGCAATGTTTTCAGCTCGTGCCACGGTGCGATTGGCCACCGTAATTTTACTGACATTGTTGTCGTATAAATGCCGAGCAACCAATTCCATGGTTTCACCAGCACCAATTAACAATACTTTACTTTTACCAAGGTCATCGAATATGTGTTTTGCAAGATGCACCGCGGCAAACGCAACTGATACCGCACTCGCGCCAATTTCGGTTTCTGTACGTACTTGCTTAGCAACGCCAAAGGTACGCTGAAATAAACGTTCCATAATGACTTTCATTGAACCAGCAGCTTTGGCTTGCCCATAGGCTTGCTTCATTTGCCCTAAAATTTGAGGTTCGCCTAAAATCAGAGAATCTAAGCCACAAGCAACTCGCATCATATGAGTGACGGCTTGTTGTTCATGGTGCCAATATAAGGTGGGCTCAATAATGCTGGCCGGTACTTTATGATACTGCTCGAGCCAAGCGGTAACCTCCGTTTGCACTGCGGCCAGTGGTTTGTCTTGCACAAAGTATAACTCAGTGCGATTACAGGTCGATAAAATCGCGGCTTCTTTACACTGCAGATTACCTAGCATTTCCTGCAAGGCATGCGTTAGGTTGTCTGGAGAAAAGGCAATCTTTTCTCGGACTGACACAGGTGCCGTCTTATGATTGATTCCGACTGCAAAAATGGACATAAATGAAAGTTACTAGCCTAATAAACGTGAAAACAAAGTTGCATTTGCTAGATTATCTTATATTTTGAGCAAAACTGATAATACTAGATGCAAATTGGTGATAATTTTACGTAATTTGCGCAATGATTGAAAGTATTGCGAGAAAGTGTTGCAATATATCAATAAAAAAATGGGAAGCCTCAGCAAATATGTTCAAAAGTTCACCATACTGGTTCATTTTATTAGTTATTTTGCTAAATGGTTGTGCGAGCCAATACTCAACACAAGAGCTATTTCAAGATAAAAACCAACGAAGCCAAGAGCTCAAAGCATTGAATGACTGGACAATTAAAGGCAAAATTGCTTTTTTGACGACCAATGATAAACAAAGTGCTAATTTTTATTGGCAACAGCAAGATGATATCACCCATCTTAAATTAACCACGTTTCTTGGTGTTAGCCTGCTGTCGTTAACGCATGACGGTAATACCTACCACCTTCATTCTAACGGTGAACATTGGCAAGATGACAATCTAAACACCCTATTAATGCACGCAACGGGTTTAAATTTGCCTGTTTCATCTTTGATCTATTGGCTTAAGGGCCTTAAAGCAAGCTCTGATGACAGTATTTTATATTCGCCAACGACTCAACTTCCCCTGTCGTTGCATGCCAACAAGAACAATCAGCCTTGGCAAGTCAACTATCAGCACTATACCCTAGTCGAAACGTATCGACTGGCTGATAAGTTAACCGTTGTGCACCCACAACTGACCATTAAAATGGCCATTTACAATTGGGAATTAAATTAGTGAAACCAACCTTTTACACCTTTTCATCGGTTGCCAAAATCAACCGTTTTTTACATATTAATGGCCAATTAGACAATGGCTACCATGAATTACAAACCGTTTTTCAATTTATTGATTATGGGGACACCCTTAAGTTTCAAGTCAATGACTCAGGTAAAATCAATTTATTAAACCCAATTGCCGGGGTTAGCGAGCAACAAAATTTAATTTATCGAGCGGCCAAACTAATACAGCAACATTGCCACCAGCCTGTTGGGGTCAATATAAAACTCGATAAACGCTTACCGATGGGGGGTGGCTTAGGTGGCGGTTCTTCAAACGCAGCCACGACCCTGTTAGCGTTAAATACATTATGGCAAGTGGGCTTGTCGGTTGAGCAATTGGCGCAATTAGGTCTCACTTTGGGCGCCGATGTCCCTGTATTCGTGCGCGGGTATAATGCATTTGCCGAGGGCATTGGCGAGAAATTGATCCCGATTGAATTAGATACCCCTTGGTTTTTAATTACAGTGCCTGACTGTGAAATCAGTACGGCTGCCGTTTTCACCCACCCAGATTTACCTCGAAATACAACAAAATTGTCACTTAGTGAGTTAAATATTGACCAATGCCATAATGATTGTGAAAACCTTGTTATTAAACTCTATCCCGAGGTTGCCAAGCTCATGGCTTGGTTGTTAGAATACGCTCCGTCCCGATTAACCGGTACTGGTGCCTGTATTTTTTCAACGTTCGAAGATAAACAAAGCGCAATTTCCGTTCAATCAAAGCTACCACAAGGCGTTCGCTCGTTTGTAGCTAAAGGGTTAAGTCAATCACCTACTCTAGCGGAACTGGACACGGTGTTTGCTATTTAAAAAACATTCATAATACCAACAAATGTTTTTTACTGCCGCGTTGCGGTAATGCTAACCTTGGTTAGCCCACACAGCATTGGCCTGTTTTGGTCTAATGTATAAAGATAAATGTTGTCTAAGTTTCTGAGGAACTGACAGTGCCTGACATGAAGATTTTTGCGGGTAACGCCACCCCTGAACTGGCTAAAAAAATTGC
Encoded proteins:
- a CDS encoding VolA/Pla-1 family phospholipase yields the protein MKKLLLGLAVASAVSLTGCDDETINDVQNDTGNVDTLLPNSRVVFDPKAERLSIPNDLVFSDTQDGTLNFGVDDPTDFANPRVALNALDGWSTSQPFVLQFDFAEGVSLDPASLLESGAVVMFEAVMGASLTDADCASVPAAIGCKAVAPLIFGQDYVVQARGNDLVVIPMRPLKAKTTYILALTKALKDSEGMPILGSEVYELVRQDVNTLPLADPEQLLLQNIINSYENLAQEIGVNADDITYTMAMTTQSIDNTLQVTKQLLAASLTEQALFAKPMVQVQDSGLSVAQVLASQGAIDPMNQQLMGLYGSANYMVGSVTIPNYLGVPSAENPVAPTNVPWKAMCDSGVMLAFATNLPAEPQSQSDAICMSFGLRDLGIDAERNLTKFNPIPAMTKMQTVDVQMTTPDLAVANAVRAQLGMPEMTMPENGWPVVMLQHGVTSRKEDMLAITGMLSINGFATAAIDHPLHNSRGYDLDMDGNNDIDAVTNPFAYINIASLLNTRDNLRQSTADLMAFRLGLNFTQGAMIDSAQVHFLGHSLGAITGVNFLALTNDENEKLGAANAFFKVHAGSLAMPGAGIANFMMESPSFSALIKPNLAYSSSEAFKAFADAQLGELAADPMQLVAIWPQFVAMLDEVQLAELNSVFSLYTFAAQTITGAGDPLNYVTTLRGNGTPLHLIEVVGDGMNNLSDQVVPNTVSTHPLSGSSPLITLLGTPVVSETVMSSDGMPISGAVKYVKGHHGSVLDPSTRPEAPDAEMTSRATQEMQAQIATYFATGATVIPVNDAEVVLQ
- a CDS encoding YciK family oxidoreductase; translated protein: MYPYQAKENCLQGKVLLVTGAGDGIGKSAAMHYAKHGATVILLGRTVNKLEQVYDDIVAKGYPEPAIIPLDMKGATAKHYQDMVTTIIEQFKHLDGALLNASILGELTPFTQINQQIWDDVMQVNLTAQLQLAQALIPAMVGDKPSSLVFTTSGVGNKGRAFWGPYSISKFATEGMMQVIADEYEGSNLRTNAINPGGTKTKMRATAFPAEDKSQLPEPDDIMPAYLFLMSDDSIGINGQRLDAQQH
- the prmC gene encoding peptide chain release factor N(5)-glutamine methyltransferase — its product is MLSDTSKGADGFPKAPQTIEQSLARAIDCFLSFESKQDAKLDARVLMAHVVDKPLSYLLAWSDTMLTTSQYQQFIKSVERRRAGEPVAFITGKREFWSLELFVDPCTLIPRPDTEILVEQVLNQNPEPNTRLLDLGTGTGAIALALAFENPTWSVEAVDFNKDAVALAQKNAEHHGIKNVRIYQSDWFSSIPQQPLFDLIVSNPPYIDVNDQHLSHGDVRFEPSSALVASEQGFADIIHIINTSKRYLKSGGQLYLEHGFEQHLHVQALLAQAGYIQIESFIDYGNNPRITMGYLP
- the prfA gene encoding peptide chain release factor 1 codes for the protein MNESVYQKLEGLVERFEEVQALLSDPDTIADQEKFRTLSKEFSQLEEITKVFGAYKTAQDDYALAQDMLKDEDPDMREMAQEEYKEAKSAIEELTQELQILLLPKDPNDDNNCFVEIRAGAGGDEAAIFAGDLYRMYSRYAEKQGWKTEIINMNESEQGGYKEIIVKISGDEVYGQMKFESGGHRVQRVPETESQGRVHTSACTVVVMPEIPESQAIEINKADLRIDTFRASGAGGQHVNKTDSAIRITHIPTGVVVECQDQRSQHKNRAQAMSVLQARLQQAEDEKRRSEEESSRRNLVASGDRSERIRTYNYPQGRMTDHRINLTLYRLNEVMEGNLHLVMEPIMLENQADLLAALSEQN
- the hemA gene encoding glutamyl-tRNA reductase; translated protein: MSIFAVGINHKTAPVSVREKIAFSPDNLTHALQEMLGNLQCKEAAILSTCNRTELYFVQDKPLAAVQTEVTAWLEQYHKVPASIIEPTLYWHHEQQAVTHMMRVACGLDSLILGEPQILGQMKQAYGQAKAAGSMKVIMERLFQRTFGVAKQVRTETEIGASAVSVAFAAVHLAKHIFDDLGKSKVLLIGAGETMELVARHLYDNNVSKITVANRTVARAENIAKEVGADVITLAQIPEHIGDADIVISSTGSTLPIIGKGMVEDALKHRKHRPIFMVDIAVPRDIEEQVGSLEDVFLYTVDDLQSIVAQNMENRRKAAQQAEVIVGSQTTDFMAWLRGLNTQDAVITYRNQCMAKRDELLQKAMQQLAQEKPTEAVLNELAVRLTNNLMHAPTRALQTAAQGGELDKIIYLRDVFELDNKDD
- the lolB gene encoding lipoprotein insertase outer membrane protein LolB — encoded protein: MFKSSPYWFILLVILLNGCASQYSTQELFQDKNQRSQELKALNDWTIKGKIAFLTTNDKQSANFYWQQQDDITHLKLTTFLGVSLLSLTHDGNTYHLHSNGEHWQDDNLNTLLMHATGLNLPVSSLIYWLKGLKASSDDSILYSPTTQLPLSLHANKNNQPWQVNYQHYTLVETYRLADKLTVVHPQLTIKMAIYNWELN
- the ispE gene encoding 4-(cytidine 5'-diphospho)-2-C-methyl-D-erythritol kinase, translated to MKPTFYTFSSVAKINRFLHINGQLDNGYHELQTVFQFIDYGDTLKFQVNDSGKINLLNPIAGVSEQQNLIYRAAKLIQQHCHQPVGVNIKLDKRLPMGGGLGGGSSNAATTLLALNTLWQVGLSVEQLAQLGLTLGADVPVFVRGYNAFAEGIGEKLIPIELDTPWFLITVPDCEISTAAVFTHPDLPRNTTKLSLSELNIDQCHNDCENLVIKLYPEVAKLMAWLLEYAPSRLTGTGACIFSTFEDKQSAISVQSKLPQGVRSFVAKGLSQSPTLAELDTVFAI